The following coding sequences lie in one Polyodon spathula isolate WHYD16114869_AA chromosome 37, ASM1765450v1, whole genome shotgun sequence genomic window:
- the LOC121304180 gene encoding BOLA class I histocompatibility antigen, alpha chain BL3-6-like — protein MLWVIFVSFLCVFETVSSETYSLKYIYTAISKPQEGFPEFIAMGLLDDMQIDYYDSINQVKESRQTWMKEKMEADNWKKGTKSRKSKEQWFKVNVRILEKRFNETQSPRVLQWMHSCTLDEDNNAEVQGYDQYSYDGRDVYKEVYKPVVTVFAKPVKGKNTLTLTCMATGFYPKTIHIHWNKDRQRLGEERNSTWALPNNDNTFQLRSSLEIDPEEGVGYSCEVLHHSLPEPLFTPWDGVVPGARTSNGIVVWVGIFVPIGLAAAAAGVCVFIYKRRSDKRQK, from the exons ATGTTGTGGGTCATTTTTGTGTCGTTTCTCTGTGTTTTTGAGACGGTCAGCTCCG AAACCTACAGTCTGAAGTATATCTACACAGCCATATCCAAACCCCAGGAAGGGTTTCCTGAATTCATAGCCATGGGTCTGCTGGATGACATGCAGATTGATTACTACGACAGCATCAATCAAGTGAAAGAGTCCAGGCAGACCTGGATGAAGGAAAAGATGGAAGCAGACAACTGGAAGAAAGGAACGAAGTCTCGCAAGAGCAAGGAGCAGTGGTTCAAAGTCAACGTCAGGATTCTGGAGAAAAGGTTCAACGAAACACAAA GCCCACGCGTTCTGCAGTGGATGCACAGCTGCACGCTGGACGAGGACAACAATGCAGAGGTGCAGGGGTACGACCAGTACAGCTACGATGGGAGggacgtctataaagaggtat ACAAGCCTGTAGTAACAGTTTTTGCGAAGCCAGTCAAAGGTAAAAATACCCTAACTCTCACCTGCATGGCTACGGGCTTCTACCCCAAGACAATCCACATTCACTGGAACAAGGACAGGCAGAGGCTGGGTGAGGAGAGGAATTCCACTTGGGCCCTGCCTAACAACGACAACACCTTCCAGCTGAGATCGAGTTTGGAGATCGACCCAGAGGAGGGCGTGGGATACTCCTGTGAAGTGCTACACCACAGCTTACCAGAACCGCTCTTCACACCCTGGG ATGGAGTCGTGCCGGGTGCGAGGACCTCGAATGGGATTGTGGTTTGGGTTGGGATTTTCGTTCCGATTGGTCTTGCCGCTGCTGCTGCAGGGGTCTGCGTCTTTATCTACAAGAGGAGATCAGATAAGAGACAGAAATAG